The DNA window TTCATCTCTTTTTCCCATGAATATGAAATTTCAGTATGATCCTCTTGCAGTGAGCTTCTTACTGGTGTTGTTCCATATACTGATCTTCGTGCGGAAGCCCAGGTAGCCTTTCTCATTTGTGTTGTGCTGCTTAACTTACAATATATTAAGAGATGTTGATTTACAGTTGGATTGATGTGGCATATGATTCTTGTTGCTAATACATGTTtgggttttggagatttttCGTAAGGATGATTCTTGACCTTGAATGAGGTCCAACTGTTCGGATCTTTGGACTGCATTGATGTTTGGATTCACATGCCCATTTTTGTGAATAGTATATATATCCCGAGggattagtttttaaaaattCCAGCTTATTTTTGGTTTGCATTATGGTTTACTGCACAAGTAATTTTCCACCATATTCAGatgtatttttatatttaatccatCTATGGTAGCATTCGTTTTCTTGATTTTATGGCATCGTATTGTTTAGCATTGATTTGTTACTAGGAAATAAATGTTTAATAGATGAAAGAGGGTTTAGAATTTCAAAACTGCTAACTTTGAATAAAGCATCCAAGTACGAAAAATATCTTCTCACTTCTGCAGATATATCAGAAGTTTGGGAggtagtgatgtggaaattCAAGTATGGGTCCGATATAGTCGAAACCAAATATCAGTTGGAAATAGCGGTCAAACATAGTGAAAAAAGGTTGAGTGGCCTTGTTGATGAGGCGTTGCAAGGCACATGATATAGTTCATAGCCTATGCTAAGAAAGAAGACCTGAAAGCATCCCATCCTCCAATAAATTTAGGCAAAGCATCACAGTTTCATCACATGAGTTTACTGCTAATTTCAATGAAACATTCCCTTTTCTTTGTCTTAGACTCTCAGTGTTTAGTTTGTGGTTTTTATTCTAGGGTCAGGATCTGGAGGCAAACAAGTTCATAAATATATTTACAACTTTTTAGCCTTTGGGGTATCAAATCCAAGGGTCTTAAACCAAAGCGATGTGGAGattttataataattaaacGGCATGGAGGCTGATATGGAATTGTAGCAAATTAGGGAAGAAGTCTAAAGGAAGAGGAACtagaaaataagataaaatGCCCCTCCTCCATTCCGCTGCAAATGCTCCAACGTTGATGCTGCTTCATCACCTAAGCCTTTGCTTATATCCTGTAACATATTTTCTGTCTGACTACCTGCCTTTAGTTTTTAGACTTTTAGTAAGAATTACTTCCATCTATAGATGGGTTCATGTAAATGTTTAGTGTTCTAACAATCAGTACTATGATCTTGAGTTTCAAGCAGCATCTCTGATGCAATTATGTTTGTtattcaacaaaaataaattatcatGTTTTATTATGGATATGACTCCTCAAATTTGTCACTGAATAGCTCATGGTAGCTAGTAGCTGATTGGTGCATAATGCTAGCAGGCGCACACTGTACTGGAGATGAACTACACAGAGCAGCAACTTACAGCAGCAGTGGTGTCAGATGGATTGCGACCGGTTCTTGCTGATCCTGAGTCTGGTGTGCCATCAGCTTTATTATCAGTGATACAGAGATGTTGGGATGCAAATTCTCAAAACAGGCCTTCCTTCGATGACATAGTTGCTGAACTTGTTATAATTTTGAAacagagagagaaaataaaggAGCCAGATAGTTCCTTTCACGATTCTCTTAATTCTCTTGGTAATCAGCCTATAGATGTTGGCAACAATCTTCAAGCTTATCAAGAGGGTATTAACTGGTTTACTCAGGGAGAAAATTCCATCAATAGAGCTTGTGAACCTAAGCATGGGTTGGAAAAGTGGCTTCAGGCTTCAAATGATACTTTGGCATATCATCCAGTACTTTCTTGGGGATCCTTTGCTACCTGTGGCAGAAGAGAGACGATGGAGGATACACATTTCCTTTTGCCACATGTGTGTAATGAAAGAGATATCCAtgtttttggtatttttgaTGGTCATAGAGGTGAGGTTTGGCAATTTATCTTTCTAATTGTGTATTTGGTATTTCTATTAGCAACCTGATTCCAATGCTGTGCTACAAGGATATAACTGTAACAAAGTGCAGGTGCAGCAGCTGCCGAATTTTCAGCTCGAGCTTTTCCAGGATTCCTGCAAGCTATAAGTTCGATTAGCAGGTTTGTTCCTTccattcttctctctttttaacATTGTATATTTTATTTGACTAGTTGACTTTATCTCGAAATGCAGTCCAAGCAGTGCATTGTTCGAGGCATTCATTAAGACTGATATAGCATTTAGAGCTGAGCTGGATATTTCTCGTAAATCCAAGAGAGTTATCCAGAAGGACTGGCATCCTGGTTGCACTGCAGCTGCAGCTCTTATTGTTAGAGACAAACTTTTTGTAGCTAATGCAGGAGATTGCAGGACAATACTGTGTCGTTCTGGCCACCCCTTTGTTCTAAGCAAGGTGACTTAGACTTCATACATTCCTGTTTGGTCATTCTGGTTTAGTACAAGGTTTTATTCCTCAGAATAATGAATGAAATATTAGGATCACGTTGCAAGCTGTCTCGAAGAAAGGGATCGGGTTATTAGTGCAGGAGGAGACGTAAGATGGCAAGTTGATAATTGGAGGGTGGGTCGTGCTGCTCTTCAGGTTTGTGCCTTCAGATATCATGATACTCTTGCAATATTTTCTTCCAAAAGTCTGATATTTTACGTTTGTTTGTTTTCTGCTACTTATGTGGGTAGGTTATTCTCTCCAACAGAAAGGCTAAACCCTTGTTTGAGTtagtttggaaaaaaaataaaaataattcataataaataaatttgacaaCTCATAAACTTTGCCCGAGAGGAAAAGCAAAAATAATCAGGTTCCATTGTGATGCAACATAAGATTTTCTTTAAGATAAAGAGCGATGTGTTTTATCTTCTTTATGTTCAACTACATGTTATTTTGCACCCAAAAGTTTCCATAGGGAACTTACATTACATACTTTTGTATAATATTGCTTTGGAAACAAGTACAACTTTGTTGAGCTTTATACAGTTGTGCTATGCAACGTTTTATCATGTTGGTTCTGCAATGTGCTTTCTTAGCAAACGAAGGTAAAAATTGAATTCATTACCAGTTTTCTCAAAGTAACTATTCTGGAAACAAGaaataaatttttatatatCAAAACCATTACCATTGtattgaaaaccaaatattTTGGTTTATCTTGTTTAACAAAGGAATCCATCTTGGTCTCATCGAAGTTATCTTTAACCAGGGTAATTAAACATATATGCATTTTATCTGCTTTATCATAAGATAGTGACTAGTATAAGAAAATGAATAATGGTTCCGGATGGTACCTGCAGATGTCAGTGACTGGCACGTAATTAACATTTCAAACATGTTCATCTTTTCCGGTTGAATGTGTATCTTTGACATTTTTCTTCCAATAGGTTACTCGTTCCATAGGTGATGATGATCTAAAGCCTGCTGTAACTGCGGAACCTGAGATAACTGAAACTATTCTCTCCCCAGAGGATGAGTATTTGGTAAGGACTTGTCACACCTTATGCATACATAAAAAGGTGCAATTTATCCTACTTAGGGCTTGTTTGGGAGTGCTTCTATAGAAGTGGTTTTACTCAGTAGTGATTTTGGTACTTAATTTTCTTTGAAACCCTGAGTGATTTCGGTGTTTTTCAAAAATCATTTCTAGAGATGCTTCTCCATAAACCCTATTCTTATTTAAAGCATGTTTAAACATTTTTGCTTTCCCATAAAACTCCCAGATGGGGCCTTACTCAACTTTGAACCGATTATGACAAGTTACTTTTTCTATTACCTGTTGGCCACTTACCAAATAGAATACCTCTTAAGAAGAATCAGTTGATTAGAACTTATCAATAATTTCCGTcaaagttcttaacaaaataattcTTTCCGTCAAAATTCATAACAAAATAACTCAGTAAGTTGCCTCTGCCACTCTCTGAGACTTCGCATGTTTCACGCGTCAGACTTGTATATTATTGTCTTCTCCCTTTCTCATGGATTCAGGGGTGTCTTTTTTCAtaagattttatttgttttgtttgctgAAGGATATATATCAACTTTCAATATGGAGATGATACTGTTTGATAGGCAACGGAACCTACATACCGAGTTTGCTCTATCTAGAAGCAAACAATATGTGCTTAAACTGTTTAATCTCAATCATTGTtacttttcttttgaaaaaaaaacctaatttttGTCAGGTAATGGCAAGTGATGGACTGTGGGATGTTGTGAGCAATGCGGAGGTTGTAAGCATAATCAGGGACACGGTGAAAGAGCCTGGAATGTGCTCCAAGAGATTGGCGACTGAAGCCGCTGAACGTGGGAGCAAAGACAACATCACAGTCATTGTCGTCTTCCTCCGTCCTGTCTCCACAGCTGAGAGAATTTTCTAGGTTGGTTTGCTAGTTTTTTCGACTTATGAATGCAAATGTGGGAAGAAATTTACCccggaaaataaaaaaagggtgaATTATGTACCTAATTTGAAATATTGGTAGGTGTACGATACCAAGACCAACATTGTATTTTCTATAGGATATTCTTTGAATAAAATCATCTCCCGGATAAGCTTCGCGGGTCGGTGGTCTTTGTAATAGAAGAGATATTTGTAGGTACACATGCGCTTGTTTGGAGAGATCAACGAAGCAGCCTTGGGCTTTATTATTTGAAAGGATTGTGGAGATCCAGTTTATGGGGGAGCCAGAGATACAGGTTATATTAATGTTCTAGTGGCTGAAGGGCAAGCTCTCCTTGATGTTTTCAAGTTTGCTGCTACTAGACACATTCGGAGACTTGAAATTGAAGGGGATTCTAAGATTCTCGTTGACGCTATCAATCTTAGGTCTGCAGCACCTTGGCTAATCAACACTTTAATCATGGAAATTCAGCGTGCGGCTTGTTATTTTGATCATATTTCTTTCCAACATGTTCTTCGTGAAGATAACTTTGTGATGGATGCTCTTGGTTTATTGGGTCATAATTTGGATGGAGTCCAAGTTTGGTTTAACACCCTCCCTCCTGATGCAGCCTGGGTATAATCTTGTGACTATCTTCTTGTTGAATATAGGTTTGGCAATTtctgacacgacctgttaactAGTAACAAAACGACATGAAATTAACAAGTTTTCAGGTCAACACaataacgaatcgggtcgttatcagGTAACCCagtaagcacctgttaagataacgggttggtctAGATATACAAGTGGGTAATTCGTTACAcgataagaaaaatattaatttgataattttatACCATTAAAAAATACTGAAATTAACAATAGTCGGATTTAATCTTGAGccaaactaaaagttaaaatataaatatatatatatatatatattaaattaaatttagaaaattggTGGCTGTTAGATCGGCTAAGATTTCATCTCAGCCGTCTAATGTTTTTCCCAGCCTTAAATCAGACTCTCTGTCGATCTCGAATGCTCGAATCGAAACAGCCACTCTCTCTCGAGTTGAACTCTCGATTCACAGTCTCGAACCTCAACTTTTGTCAGCCACGAGTCCACGATCACCCTCTCCAGTCTCCCTCCACCACACCACTGTTACCACATACGATCTAGTAAATCACCACCAATCGGTCTACTACTTTTGTCTCTGATTCTCTCTCTTTGGATCGAGCGAATCTTGAGCCCTAATCAAGATAATTGTTGATTCTTTCGAATTACTTTCAAACTATAGGGTTTTGCTTCGAATTAGTTTTTCCCATGATATGTTGAAgacaatagatcaagccaaagttccaataccaTTTCtccatgatgatcgatgaaaattgaaagattttataaaaagaacaagatgcaagctttgagtttcaTTGACAAGGttttaacttttgagaaagacttCCCaatcttaaaaaagaaaaactccttcattttgcatatccttacACATTTGATGTTTTGTAGTAGTGTATTGATGCTTTtctattaggctcttattttggagtatgtagtacttaatgacaaatatgtttttatattttgaagtaatatttatgtggcaatgcagtatgtgcaaatttagaaagaaaaaaaaaaagatatatttttcttaacgggtcacgaCGGGTTGGGTCATTTTACCTATTGGGTAAATTGACCCAACCTGTTAAAAATCCGTTTAGATAATGGGTGTGACATGAtacgacctgttaagataacaaatgttacacaaaaacgacacgaacacggcaAACATGActcgtttgccaggcctagttgAATGTCCTAGGGGTTTTCATggtaatttttcttttgctatatataaaataataataataataataataataataataataaaaagagtattaattaagaaaattgagaaaaatatgtcaagaaagagaaagaaagcctaagaaaaactaaaagcttgtttggtatcctatttgaaattttttattatttctcaaaacatttcttaagaacatttcttgaaaataattttctttaagactcaaaaacttgattggtttgcaatttaaaatttttaaatcttacgacttaaactaaataaagagatctaaaaagagggggtcgcaggagagaggaggaaagaaagtaagagatgattgaaggaaagagaaagaagagaggagaTCGAACGAGATAGAGAGGaaagagtgagagaaagaaccgagagaatgaagagagcgAATTGAaggagagacgaaaaaggtaaaaaaaagaggagagaaagaagaaaagagagatagaaTTGGAATGAGAGGGGAGAAGGGAGAGGAAAGAAATGAGTAagttaagtttaaaaactctaaaaactcactttttatgtttttagagaatgaactatattttttagttagtcttgagttcagtttttgaaaatagtcatactaaacaagtttttaaggcctaaaacttgaaaattatttttgagtttaaaaagttggattcaagtagagtaccaaacaaGCCTAAATTTTTAAGTAACTTTCTAACATGCTCTTCCATCTCGCTAGGCTCTTGCCTAGGCCGCCTCGCCCACTTAGCTCGCACAGGTGCCCGCTCAAGCATCTACTTATAAACTATTCAATTTTTAGATGATTAATGGATTGATTAGGAAGTGGCCATGACCTCCCTAATGAGCTCCTAGCTAAAATTTAGAGAGATTTGAACATATCCATCTCCAATCAAACTCCCTATCCACCTTCTAAGATAGGAATTCTGTCAGATATTCAGAGAGACTGGACACTAACCCACTCCTAATCACAATGATATTGTCCCAACTTAACCACCTATTATTAGGTGTTatagttttatcacaaaaaagtCCTGGTGTTATTAAGGTGGAACCATACACTTATGaaatgtattttattttcttaattctCCGATGTGGGATTTATTTCAACATATTCTACTAGGAGCTCTTAAATTTAAGAACTAAAGGGGATGTATTTAATTGggattttgaaggattttaattcttttaatgaatataggaatattcaattaggattttaggtaattatctgaaattcaaggtgtatccaattataattttaagataatttattaaaatccttagaaatttGGGTGTATTCAAATAGGATTTTAAAAAAGTTTAcaacattccaggtgtattcaattaaaatttgattttaaagaatttgagaaagttgaggaattagagggaatttgagagatttcgtagtgtattttaagcatccacaaatctgaCCTCTCTccatgagattttgagggagttgaatcaaaattttatatcaattaaactccataaaaatccattaaaatctctcaaattctcaattgaatacactagTATGAAAGGAGCTCATAGCATTAATTACTactattttaataatatttcaaataaaaaatttatttttattttgtccttaatCATTATGACTCTTTGAACTAGAGAGTATGATTGGagtagaaatttttttaagactcttaaagtaactttcaagtcttttttaactaaaaagttaaaaaaaaaaaacatatgtatTTCTTTTGTAAAAAAACATCCATACCTACGAGGTTAGTCAAATTTTTCCTCCAACAGTAAGAGACGTATAAATCCCACCCcaactttataatttttcaaacttttgtatttcttaaaaaaaaattagctaaCAATTTTGGATTTAGTCTTTGTATAATttatcttgttttatttttacaaacattttgatgtaaaaaaaaattggtagtgAAATATgagaaattgaattttttatgtgtTAGTGAACAAATGAATGAGTATTTATAAAGTGTTGGATGAGTTTTGGTATTGGATATGATTTGAATGAATTAATAACattaatttgaaaacaaaatgtgACTTACTACTACTATACAgtggtatttttctttatttgtaaattaaaaatgtTAAATACAATTCTCGTCAAATATGAAATAGTAAACAAGCATATGGCAACAGTTAGCTCACTTGAGTCGAGTGTCGACCTACGTTGTTTGTGGCTTCTACAGAAAACACGACACATAGACTCGTACTCTCCCCTTTCCTTCCCCAATTTCTCTCCTTAATTTCCCCTAAAATTCAcaggtaaattacatagtagcccctcaagtttgagatctattacaaccccatacaacaactttaaaacatttcactttcatacatccagtaccattttatttcaaaataacacctccattagatttttttatccattagtctgttaaatgctaacgtggctgccacatttgtgctgatgtggctgccacgtggccaaaaaaaaaaaatttaaacctaaatcttctaaatattaaaataaaaaaaactgaaaccttCTCTCatcctcctctcttctccccacAACCCCCAAACCCATATCCCCCATCTTCGCCTCATTCgactcttctcccccatcttcatcttcttcccccaacCCCCTACttgttgcaacccagaaaaaaaaagaaaaaaaacccagatcccgTCTCGCCATCACTAGGTTCGTGGAATGGGGGGTGTGTAGAGGAGAGTGGGGGGTGTGTAGAGAACGAAAGAGGGTGGGTGCGGATGGAGGGAGGGTCGCGagtgggggtgggggggggtgTTCTGGGTTTCTGGTTTTGGGGTAGGGGACGCGGGTGGGGTGAGAAGATGTAGATGGGGGATATGGGTTTGGGGGTTGCGGGGAGAAGAGAGGATTTTGGGAGTTGCAGAAGggtggggagggggggggggagggggttaTCATTTCTGGGTTgtagggaagaagatgaagatgagggATATGGGTTCGGGGGTTGCGGGGAGAAGAGAGGATTTTGGGAGTTGCAGAAGGGTGGGGGTGGGGAAAGGAAGGGATCTGAGTTTCGggattttctagttttttttttttttttttaattttaatatttagaagatttaggtttttttttttaaattaataaatgattttttttccacGTAGCAGCCACATCAACACAAAAATATGGTAGCCACATCAACAttaacagactaatggatgaaaaatcCAACGgatgtgttattttgaaataaaatggtactggatgtatgaaagtgaaatgttttaaagttgttgtatgagattgtaatagacctcaaacatgaggggctactatgtaatttacccaaaattcaCCTCACCTGAAATCTAATCAATCTGAATTCTGAAACCCTCAAATTTGTTTCTCTACTCCGCCGCCCCATTCAATTCCAATCCGCCATGGAAACCCAATCTGCAGCAGCGATCCTGCTGAAATCATTCCGCCTAATCAATTCCCCCGCCGCCCACTGCCACTTCTTAGACCTCTCCGTCGTCTTCCTCCTCCCcctctctttcttcctttcctccATTCTCTTCCCATCCCTTCTCGACCGATTCCCCAACTTCCAAATTTCCACCTCCGAAGCTCAACAAAACCAACCCCCACAATCACCGCCAAAACCCTTTTTTCCTTTCTCAACTTTGCCCTCTTCGtccttctctcctctctctgcGCCGTCGGATCAATCACCCACAGCGCCTTCCATGGATTCCATTGCCGCCCGCTGAACTTCCTATCCGCCGTCCGATCTGGTATCTCTTCCTTGTACCCTCTGTTGGGTACCCTTTTAGCTTCCCTGTTCGTTGTTCTATTGGTTTTGAAAACTTTTGCACTGTTCTTGTTCATGGCGGTTGGAGGGCTGACCTGCTGGGGTTTCCGGTGGACTACTTGTCACCATTCTTTACCGGTTTTGTGGCGGTGGTTGTGGCTGCTTTGTTGATGGTTTTGCTTTATCTTCAAGTGCTCTGGACTCTGGCTCCTGTGGTGGTTGTGCTGGAATCCACTGGGGGTTTCAATTCCTTGATTCGAAGCGCGAGGCCGGTCAAGGGAGCGGGGACGACCGCGGTATCTTTGATGCTGGTTTTTGGATGTCTGTCTGGGTTTTTACGGGTGTGTAGCTGGGTTTTGGAAATGGGGATTAATGAGGCTACTAGGTGGAAGAATTGGGGACTTGCAGTGCTATTAGGAGTGACTACTGTTTTCCTAATGTTACTTATCCTCCACAATGCTGCGACAAATATAGCGTTGTACCTGCATTGTAAGGCTGCACATGGTGAAGAGTTTGCTGATAGCTGTGATCATTTTCCCTTGCTCGTGGATGATGGAAATTGCTGATGCTGTTTCTGTAAGGCTTACTTGAACCAAATGCTTATGCTACTTGTGTATGTTATTGTAGTTGTATTTGTTTAGTTGCAAGTCAAGCAGCTTCAGTAATCTAGTAGAATTAGTAAAACTCTTTACCGAATTGCTCATGTTGTTTCCGTAAGGCCAAATTGCTACTTGTATGTTAATAGTATGTCATACATGTTTAGTTACAAGTAAAACAGCTCTGGTAATCGAGTTCCAGTATCTGTTTAACCGTTAGATTGTCTCTTTCCtgtttcctctttcttttctctgaCTTGTTCTCGTGGCCAAACAAGTTTAGTTTTCCTTCCAGTATACCTGTAACCATCGACTCCCATCCAAGTTCTAATAGAAAAGGAATATAATAATACTAAATAACCTAATAAGTAATAAGCTTCATGATTCATGAACGAGCAAAAGAGACTAGGCACTGCAAGCACTGATGGATCAATGCACTTACAAGGGTAGATCAAATCTCCACCCTTGATCCGTCCACGTTGAGACCCCAACTTGATAAAGTCAGCCTCATAAGAGCGTCTCCAGTGGAGGTACCAACGTAACATCGTCTATTATGGTGTTAGGACCAGCCAGATGAAATGCAGGATTGTTTTGCTAGAGAAACGAATTCATATACATTCAAaccaaattatattattatagaTTTCCATTGGATAAAGATAAAACTGCATGACCCTAAGAAGGGAACACATACAGTACAGAGTACATATTATTTGGCTCCACACACCTCAACTGTGGTCAACGTACATTGTGCATTCGAGTGACTAGGTCTTTATTGTGACTTTTGAGATCTTCATGCGTAGGTTGCCTCCACAGCCTCGACTTGTCTCTCAGTTGTTTTTATGTCAACTGCAgtgcttgttttcttgttttggaTCTTACTTTCTGTAATCACTGAATCTGTTCTGTTATGTTTTTCTTTGGCATCTCCATTCTCAGTATTATTGCATTCACTGATTGTTTTAGTCCAACCACATAGTTGCTCAGTTGCTGCATCATCTGTTTACAAACACCAAAAAATAGTTAAGGCCATGTTGGTATAGAATCTGTAGATACATGTGCATGTGAAAGTGCGTTGTGCATATATATGCACCGAAAACTAGTTGAGACGAACCTAGCCTTGGGACAGTATGGCCGTATGGGTGCCTTATGATGAGTGGGTTATCAAATGCAGTGGCAAAATCCTCCGAAGGTCGTCTTAACCAGTCTTTAGCTCCTATGAAGTGAACAGATTTGGCCTTGATAGGGTCTTTGTAGGCAATGTCACATATGCTGGGATCTCTGAACATTGCTCCTGATATTGATATACAAAACTTGAAAGGTGGATGATCC is part of the Malus domestica chromosome 12, GDT2T_hap1 genome and encodes:
- the LOC103449948 gene encoding protein kinase and PP2C-like domain-containing protein isoform X6, which translates into the protein MYFFEFFESPNLSEKLHMEEWTPTIDQVLVIALHLAKALQYLHNLGIVHRDVKPANILLDNDLCPHLADFGLAVYKEDLKGVSLENWRSSGKPTGGFHKKNMVGTLIYMAPEILKKETHTEKSDVYSFGISLNELLTGVVPYTDLRAEAQAHTVLEMNYTEQQLTAAVVSDGLRPVLADPESGVPSALLSVIQRCWDANSQNRPSFDDIVAELVIILKQREKIKEPDSSFHDSLNSLGNQPIDVGNNLQAYQEGINWFTQGENSINRACEPKHGLEKWLQASNDTLAYHPVLSWGSFATCGRRETMEDTHFLLPHVCNERDIHVFGIFDGHRGAAAAEFSARAFPGFLQAISSISSPSSALFEAFIKTDIAFRAELDISRKSKRVIQKDWHPGCTAAAALIVRDKLFVANAGDCRTILCRSGHPFVLSKDHVASCLEERDRVISAGGDVRWQVDNWRVGRAALQVTRSIGDDDLKPAVTAEPEITETILSPEDEYLVMASDGLWDVVSNAEVVSIIRDTVKEPGMCSKRLATEAAERGSKDNITVIVVFLRPVSTAERIF
- the LOC103449948 gene encoding protein kinase and PP2C-like domain-containing protein isoform X7, coding for MYFFEFFESPNLSEKLHMEEWTPTIDQVLVIALHLDFGLAVYKEDLKGVSLENWRSSGKPTGGFHKKNMVGTLIYMAPEILKKETHTEKSDVYSFGISLNELLTGVVPYTDLRAEAQQAHTVLEMNYTEQQLTAAVVSDGLRPVLADPESGVPSALLSVIQRCWDANSQNRPSFDDIVAELVIILKQREKIKEPDSSFHDSLNSLGNQPIDVGNNLQAYQEGINWFTQGENSINRACEPKHGLEKWLQASNDTLAYHPVLSWGSFATCGRRETMEDTHFLLPHVCNERDIHVFGIFDGHRGAAAAEFSARAFPGFLQAISSISSPSSALFEAFIKTDIAFRAELDISRKSKRVIQKDWHPGCTAAAALIVRDKLFVANAGDCRTILCRSGHPFVLSKDHVASCLEERDRVISAGGDVRWQVDNWRVGRAALQVTRSIGDDDLKPAVTAEPEITETILSPEDEYLVMASDGLWDVVSNAEVVSIIRDTVKEPGMCSKRLATEAAERGSKDNITVIVVFLRPVSTAERIF
- the LOC103449948 gene encoding protein kinase and PP2C-like domain-containing protein isoform X1 — encoded protein: MVMEIVEPNACIRGCCSSNSIPLHLPPSSYTLLKPIARGAESVVYEALLDGKKVAVKKPILSTSDDLDKFHKELQLLCKLDHPGLAKLVAAHAKPPNYMYFFEFFESPNLSEKLHMEEWTPTIDQVLVIALHLAKALQYLHNLGIVHRDVKPANILLDNDLCPHLADFGLAVYKEDLKGVSLENWRSSGKPTGGFHKKNMVGTLIYMAPEILKKETHTEKSDVYSFGISLNELLTGVVPYTDLRAEAQQAHTVLEMNYTEQQLTAAVVSDGLRPVLADPESGVPSALLSVIQRCWDANSQNRPSFDDIVAELVIILKQREKIKEPDSSFHDSLNSLGNQPIDVGNNLQAYQEGINWFTQGENSINRACEPKHGLEKWLQASNDTLAYHPVLSWGSFATCGRRETMEDTHFLLPHVCNERDIHVFGIFDGHRGAAAAEFSARAFPGFLQAISSISSPSSALFEAFIKTDIAFRAELDISRKSKRVIQKDWHPGCTAAAALIVRDKLFVANAGDCRTILCRSGHPFVLSKDHVASCLEERDRVISAGGDVRWQVDNWRVGRAALQVTRSIGDDDLKPAVTAEPEITETILSPEDEYLVMASDGLWDVVSNAEVVSIIRDTVKEPGMCSKRLATEAAERGSKDNITVIVVFLRPVSTAERIF
- the LOC103449948 gene encoding protein kinase and PP2C-like domain-containing protein isoform X3, with the translated sequence MVMEIVEPNACIRGCCSSNSIPLHLPPSSYTLLKPIARGAESVVYEALLDGKKVAVKKPILSTSDDLDKFHKELQLLCKLDHPGLAKLVAAHAKPPNYMYFFEFFESPNLSEKLHMEEWTPTIDQVLVIALHLDFGLAVYKEDLKGVSLENWRSSGKPTGGFHKKNMVGTLIYMAPEILKKETHTEKSDVYSFGISLNELLTGVVPYTDLRAEAQQAHTVLEMNYTEQQLTAAVVSDGLRPVLADPESGVPSALLSVIQRCWDANSQNRPSFDDIVAELVIILKQREKIKEPDSSFHDSLNSLGNQPIDVGNNLQAYQEGINWFTQGENSINRACEPKHGLEKWLQASNDTLAYHPVLSWGSFATCGRRETMEDTHFLLPHVCNERDIHVFGIFDGHRGAAAAEFSARAFPGFLQAISSISSPSSALFEAFIKTDIAFRAELDISRKSKRVIQKDWHPGCTAAAALIVRDKLFVANAGDCRTILCRSGHPFVLSKDHVASCLEERDRVISAGGDVRWQVDNWRVGRAALQVTRSIGDDDLKPAVTAEPEITETILSPEDEYLVMASDGLWDVVSNAEVVSIIRDTVKEPGMCSKRLATEAAERGSKDNITVIVVFLRPVSTAERIF
- the LOC103449948 gene encoding protein kinase and PP2C-like domain-containing protein isoform X2, which encodes MVMEIVEPNACIRGCCSSNSIPLHLPPSSYTLLKPIARGAESVVYEALLDGKKVAVKKPILSTSDDLDKFHKELQLLCKLDHPGLAKLVAAHAKPPNYMYFFEFFESPNLSEKLHMEEWTPTIDQVLVIALHLAKALQYLHNLGIVHRDVKPANILLDNDLCPHLADFGLAVYKEDLKGVSLENWRSSGKPTGGFHKKNMVGTLIYMAPEILKKETHTEKSDVYSFGISLNELLTGVVPYTDLRAEAQAHTVLEMNYTEQQLTAAVVSDGLRPVLADPESGVPSALLSVIQRCWDANSQNRPSFDDIVAELVIILKQREKIKEPDSSFHDSLNSLGNQPIDVGNNLQAYQEGINWFTQGENSINRACEPKHGLEKWLQASNDTLAYHPVLSWGSFATCGRRETMEDTHFLLPHVCNERDIHVFGIFDGHRGAAAAEFSARAFPGFLQAISSISSPSSALFEAFIKTDIAFRAELDISRKSKRVIQKDWHPGCTAAAALIVRDKLFVANAGDCRTILCRSGHPFVLSKDHVASCLEERDRVISAGGDVRWQVDNWRVGRAALQVTRSIGDDDLKPAVTAEPEITETILSPEDEYLVMASDGLWDVVSNAEVVSIIRDTVKEPGMCSKRLATEAAERGSKDNITVIVVFLRPVSTAERIF